AGGGGAAGCCGGCGATGGAGTCGTAGGGGCGGCGCTGCTCGTCGGGGTTCTTGGGGTTGTAGGCGTGGGTGACGTAGTAGAGCAGGCCGGCGGGCTCGTGGCCGACGGTGGCGGCGCCGTGCCAGAGGGGCGGGGGGATGATGACGACGCCGGGCTTCTTCTCCCCCACCACTGTGCACCAGGAGGTGTTGTCGTCGTCGCGGTGAACGCCGACTTTCAAGTGGCCGTTGAGGCAGATCCAGAAGTCGGTCTGGAGCGTGTGGTGGTGCCAGGCCTTGATCACATTCGGGTACATGACCGAGTAGTTGATCTGACCCTGAGGACCGAGCACGCCCTGAAGCTGGTTCATGAGCGACCAGCCGCGGTCGTCGGCGTAGAGCGTCGCGGGGACGAACACGGGCTCACGGCTCGCCTTGGCGTGCTCGAAGGCGGGGACGGGCCCGTCGGTGAAGGTCTTGATCGGCTGGGTCTGCATGGGTGTGGTCGAGAGCAGTTCGCGGCGGACTTAGCTTGCGGTGCCCACGGCGGCGAAGAGCGGAGCGGTGGCGGAGCGGTCGACGTGGTTGGCCCCGTCCTTGGCGACGGCGCTGTTGGCGCGATAGAGGCTCTCGAAGGTGCCGGCGTCGGTCCACCAGCCCTGGAGGATGTTGTACGTGAGGTCGCCGCGCTGGAGGTACGCGTTGTTGACGTCGGTGATCTCGAGCTCGCCGCGGCGAGACGGCACGAGCGTTTTGATCTTGTCGAAGACGGTGGCATCGTACATATAAATGCCGGTCACGGCATAGTTCGATTTCGGACGCGCCGGTTTCTCTTCGATTCCCATGATCCGGTCCCCGGAAACGTCGGCGACGCCGAAACGCTCGGCATCGGGAACTTCCTTCAGCAGGATGTGCGCGCCCGCCGGCTCCTTCCGGAACTTGTCCGCCGCGTCGCGCACGCTCCCTTCGATGATGTTGTCTCCCAACACGACACAGATCTTGTGGCCGTCGGCGAAATGCTCGGCGAGCGCCAGGGCGTCGGCGATGCCGCCTTCGCCTTCCTGGTACGTGTAGTGGATGTGCTTCAGCCCGAACTGCTTCCCGTTCGCCAGCAGGCGCAGGAAGTCCCCCGAGTTACGCCCGCCGGTGACGATCATGATGTCCTCGATCCCCGCGTCTACGAGCGTCTGGATCGGGTAGTAGATCATCGGCCGGTCGTAAATCGGCAGCAGGTGCTTGTTGGTGATTTTGGTAAGGGGAAACAGACGGCTGCCCGTCCCTCCCGCCAGCACGACGCCTTTCATAAGGTCCCATGATAACAGGGGGTTGCGCCGCTCCGCGCGGCGCGGGCACTGCCGCAGCCGTGTAGAATAGCCCGCATGGATCTCTACGATTGGAACAGCATGCCCGCCGAGCAGCTCAATCCGCAGATCGTTCGGCGCGCGGTGCACACCGAAAACCTGACCATCGCCCGGCTCCTGCTGGCCAAGGACGCGGTTGTTCCCGAGCACAGCCACGTCAACGAGCAGGTCGCGACCGTGGAGCGCGGCGCTCTCCGCTTCCAGATCGGCGGGCGCGAGCTCGTGCTCGGCGCCGGCCAGTCGGTGGCGATCCCGTCGAACGTGCCGCATAGCGTGGTCGCCCTCGAGGACACCGTCGTCGTCGACATCTTCTCGCCCCGGCGGGAGGATTGGATCCGCGGCGACGATGCCTATCTGCGAAAGTAAGCACAACGGCCGGCGCTCCCGGCGCCTGCTCGGTTTCTAACCGCAC
This portion of the Phycisphaerales bacterium genome encodes:
- a CDS encoding cupin domain-containing protein, which produces MDLYDWNSMPAEQLNPQIVRRAVHTENLTIARLLLAKDAVVPEHSHVNEQVATVERGALRFQIGGRELVLGAGQSVAIPSNVPHSVVALEDTVVVDIFSPRREDWIRGDDAYLRK
- a CDS encoding sugar phosphate nucleotidyltransferase; this translates as MKGVVLAGGTGSRLFPLTKITNKHLLPIYDRPMIYYPIQTLVDAGIEDIMIVTGGRNSGDFLRLLANGKQFGLKHIHYTYQEGEGGIADALALAEHFADGHKICVVLGDNIIEGSVRDAADKFRKEPAGAHILLKEVPDAERFGVADVSGDRIMGIEEKPARPKSNYAVTGIYMYDATVFDKIKTLVPSRRGELEITDVNNAYLQRGDLTYNILQGWWTDAGTFESLYRANSAVAKDGANHVDRSATAPLFAAVGTAS